The following proteins come from a genomic window of Montipora foliosa isolate CH-2021 chromosome 2, ASM3666993v2, whole genome shotgun sequence:
- the LOC137991299 gene encoding uncharacterized protein gives MIRLKSCLEGKAEEAISRLEFSGEAYEEAKNTLKRRFGGERRQLQNYLEEIKKIRPLQEGNIQELDKFADILVSTVITLREHNRESELEPGSLLFSLVLEKIPKTMLSRYFRWASESHRLESLQTLRDWMVEESEYQIKATESIEGLGAKGRQREDDRRKNRSFSTLRVRGHPQFQRRCDFCEGSHGIWACPRFREESVEERWRVAKDKKLCFRCLSSNHQGKHCFRSRDCGVDGCKRSHHKLLHLSEDVTNRVASVGDANISNVSSPSQRVIACENTAGNTEQGSEERSQITTLTSAQYKEVVFL, from the coding sequence ATGATCCGATTAAAATCGTGCCTCGAAGGCAAGGCAGAAGAAGCAATCTCAAGGTTGGAGTTCTCCGGAGAAGCCTACGAAGAAGCAAAAAACACATTAAAGCGTAGATTTGGTGGGGAAAGACGGCAGCTTCAGAACTACTTGGAGGAAATCAAGAAAATTCGGCCACTCCAAGAGGGAAACATTCAGGAACTTGATAAGTTTGCTGATATCCTTGTATCCACAGTTATAACTCTCCGTGAACACAACCGTGAAAGTGAGTTAGAACCTGGTAGTCTCCTCTTCTCTCTTGTTTTAGAGAAAATTCCGAAGACCATGCTGTCGAGATATTTCCGCTGGGCTTCTGAGAGTCATCGATTGGAATCACTTCAAACCCTTCGAGATTGGATGGTCGAGGAATCCGAGTACCAAATTAAGGCTACAGAGAGCATTGAGGGGCTTGGAGCCAAGGGAAGGCAGAGAGAGGATGACCGAAGGAAAAATCGTTCGTTCAGTACTTTAAGAGTGAGAGGGCACCCTCAGTTTCAGAGGAGGTGTGACTTTTGTGAGGGGAGTCACGGAATATGGGCCTGCCCACGGTTCAGAGAAGAAAGTGTTGAGGAGAGATGGAGAGTCGCTAAAGACAAGAAATTGTGTTTTCGCTGTTTGTCTAGCAATCACCAAGGAAAGCACTGCTTTCGATCAAGAGATTGCGGAGTAGATGGTTGTAAGAGAAGTCACCACAAGTTGCTTCATCTTTCGGAAGATGTCACTAATCGAGTAGCGTCTGTTGGAGATGCAAATATTTCAAATGTATCCTCACCCTCTCAAAGAGTCATTGCATGTGAAAACACTGCGGGGAACACCGAACAAGGGTCCGAAGAGCGTTCACAAATTACCACCTTAACGTCTGCGCAGTACAAGGAAGTTGTATTCCTTTGA
- the LOC137991300 gene encoding uncharacterized protein → MPVSFTLESCDGNVKIPFQALTCPRRVTGTYKIVDWQRYQSSWPHLSVCKFPDPSADPIVDLLIGQDQIDLHFSKCDVKGNPGEPVARLGPLGWSCIGHPDRRSTAKAIQTNLAYTLFWRPRVFDEINDSLKRFWEIKTLGIQKSKPYIMTVEEKIAFEKVNQSLVHDGERYQVAVPWKSDCPTLPNNFEMACSRLKNTEKRLLRQPIVGQEYNQIIASYLDKGYIHKINETDKEPPIVWYLPHFPVCRSERTTTKTRIVFDASAKFQGTSLNEELYAGPKLQNGLFDVLLRFRRFPVAVACDVSEMYLQIRIPIEDRRKFRFLWRNLEVDRKPDIYEFERVVFGDASAPFRAQYVSQENARTYQKEFPHASTTVCKSTYMDDSLDSVRDNQMAIQLFEELQALWAKAGMKARKWLSNSPEVLTMIPQELRAYEINLKDSLPAAKTLGVSWRAQQDVLTFQAKKLPEEDKLTKRIILRKVAGVFDPLGLAGPFVVCAKILLQEMWTKGLNWDEPIDHELSSRAKKWFSELEALQEICAPRCLQESKREKSVSVQTFVDASSEAYGAVSYLRSEYSQGCYVVRIIASKTRVCPLTPISTPRLELMAAVLGLRLTLSILAALDISIGHARFWSDSMNVLYWIRGKGKQYLPFVANRIGEIQSQSNPE, encoded by the coding sequence ATGCCTGTTAGCTTCACTTTGGAGAGCTGTGATGGAAACGTGAAGATACCCTTCCAGGCTCTGACTTGCCCTCGTCGAGTGACCGGAACCTACAAGATAGTTGATTGGCAAAGGTATCAGAGCAGTTGGCCTCATCTGAGCGTTTGCAAGTTCCCAGACCCTTCTGCTGACCCGATTGTTGATTTGCTGATCGGACAGGACCAAATCGATCTACATTTTTCCAAATGCGATGTAAAAGGGAACCCAGGAGAGCCCGTAGCCAGGTTAGGTCCATTGGGATGGTCCTGTATTGGTCATCCAGACAGAAGAAGTACTGCCAAAGCGATACAAACGAATTTAGCGTACACTCTTTTCTGGAGACCTCGGGTGTTTGACGAAATTAACGACTCATTGAAGCGGTTCTGGGAAATCAAAACCCTGGGAATTCAGAAATCCAAGCCGTATATTATGACAGttgaagagaaaattgcttTTGAGAAGGTGAATCAGTCCTTAGTCCACGATGGTGAACGTTACCAAGTGGCCGTTCCATGGAAGTCGGACTGCCCCACCCTACCGAACAACTTCGAAATGGCTTGCAGTCGATTAAAAAATACAGAGAAGCGTCTGTTAAGGCAGCCTATAGTGGGACAAGAGTACAACCAAATTATCGCGTCGTATTTAGACAAGGGTTATATTCACAAGATTAACGAGACAGACAAAGAACCACCTATTGTCTGGTATCTTCCCCATTTCCCAGTTTGTCGTTCCGAAAGAACGACAACCAAGACGAGAATTGTATTTGATGCCAGTGCCAAGTTTCAGGGAACGTCTTTGAACGAGGAACTTTATGCAGGACCTAAGCTCCAAAACGGTCTATTTGACGTGCTCCTGCGATTCCGTCGTTTTCCCGTTGCTGTTGCCTGTGATGTAAGTGAGATGTACTTACAGATTCGTATCCCGATAGAAGATCGTCGAAAGTTCAGATTTCTTTGGAGGAATTTAGAAGTTGATCGAAAGCCTGATATCTACGAATTTGAACGAGTGGTATTCGGTGACGCTTCAGCCCCTTTTCGCGCACAGTACGTGTCCCAGGAAAATGCAAGAACTTACCAGAAAGAGTTTCCTCATGCATCCACTACGGTCTGCAAATCTACCTATATGGATGACTCACTAGATTCCGTGAGGGACAACCAGATGGCTATTCAGCTATTTGAAGAACTCCAAGCTCTATGGGCAAAGGCCGGAATGAAAGCCAGGAAATGGCTCAGTAATTCACCGGAAGTGCTAACAATGATCCCTCAAGAGCTACGAGCCTATGAGATCAACCTTAAGGATAGCTTACCTGCTGCAAAGACCCTTGGCGTTTCATGGCGAGCCCAGCAAGACGTTTTGACTTTTCAAGCTAAGAAGCTGCCTGAAGAAGACAAACTTACCAAGCGGATTATTCTCAGGAAAGTAGCGGGAGTTTTTGATCCTCTAGGTCTTGCGGGTCCTTTTGTCGTATGTGCAAAAATCCTCTTACAGGAAATGTGGACCAAGGGCCTCAACTGGGACGAGCCTATTGATCACGAACTTTCAAGTCGAGCAAAAAAATGGTTCTCTGAATTGGAGGCTTTGCAGGAAATTTGTGCTCCGAGATGCCTTCAAGAATCAAAACGCGAAAAGTCCGTTTCCGTGCAAACTTTCGTTGACGCCTCAAGTGAAGCATATGGTGCAGTGAGCTATCTAAGAAGCGAGTATTCTCAAGGCTGCTATGTCGTTCGAATCATCGCATCAAAAACAAGAGTTTGTCCATTGACACCGATTAGCACTCCTAGATTAGAATTGATGGCAGCCGTTCTAGGTCTCCGTTTAACACTTTCGatccttgctgccctagacatTTCTATTGGCCACGCTCGATTCTGGTCTGACAGTATGAATGTCCTGTATTGGATTCGAGGCAAAGGAAAGCAGTATCTTCCGTTTGTGGCAAACAGAATCGGGGAGATCCAAAGTCAGTCAAACCCGGAGTAG
- the LOC137991301 gene encoding uncharacterized protein, with translation MAPLPLVRLRLPLRAFARVSVDYGGPFITVQGRGKRREKRWLCLFTCLTCRAVHLEMSFGLDTDSFLKCFVRMASRRGYPQEIVSDRGTNFIGADRELRELLDGLDRDKIKDQTVSKGVKWFFNPPLAPHFGGVHEVMIKAAKKAIRAILGATDVNDEELMTTFTGVEALMNSSPLTYQSANPKDVTPLTPNHFLHSQAGGLSAPASVDEKSFNPRKRWRRIQELISHFWKRWMKEWLPFLNRRQKWNETRTDLTVGDVVLAISPESPRAQWPLARVLEVFSGQDGHVRVVKLQAGKDTIVRPISKCVPLESNRGDEEPLN, from the coding sequence ATGGCACCACTGCCCCTTGTCCGACTGCGATTACCACTTCGAGCATTTGCTCGAGTCTCAGTTGACTATGGTGGCCCTTTTATTACCGTCCAGGGTCGGGGAAAGCGAAGAGAGAAACGCTGGTTGTGTCTATTCACCTGCCTAACATGTCGCGCAGTACATTTGGAGATGTCGTTTGGTTTAGACACTGACAGTTTTCTTAAGTGTTTCGTTCGAATGGCAAGTCGCCGGGGATACCCTCAAGAGATCGTTAGTGACCGAGGTACAAATTTCATCGGAGCGGACCGGGAACTTCGGGAACTACTGGATGGTCTGGATCGAGACAAGATCAAAGACCAAACTGTAAGCAAAGGAGTGAAATGGTTCTTTAATCCACCTTTGGCGCCCCATTTCGGAGGAGTTCATGAAGTTATGATCAAGGCAGCAAAAAAGGCTATTCGAGCGATCCTTGGTGCTACGGACGTCAACGACGAAGAGTTAATGACAACATTCACTGGTGTTGAAGCGTTGATGAATTCTAGCCCTCTTACATATCAATCAGCAAACCCGAAAGATGTCACTCCCTTGACTCCGAACCACTTCCTCCATAGTCAAGCAGGAGGACTCTCAGCGCCTGCGTCCGTTGATGAAAAATCCTTTAACCCGAGGAAAAGATGGAGAAGAATCCAGGAATTGATTTCCCACTTTTGGAAGAGGTGGATGAAAGAATGGCTTCCGTTCCTGAATAGGCGTCAAAAATGGAACGAAACACGAACAGATCTCACAGTGGGAGATGTAGTCCTCGCGATCTCACCAGAGAGTCCTAGAGCGCAGTGGCCCCTTGCAAGGGTGCTGGAAGTCTTCTCAGGTCAAGACGGACATGTCCGGGTGGTGAAACTTCAAGCTGGCAAGGACACTATCGTCAGACCAATTTCCAAGTGTGTTCCATTAGAGTCAAACCGAGGAGATGAAGAACCGTTGAATTAA